A genomic stretch from Haloarchaeobius amylolyticus includes:
- a CDS encoding single-stranded DNA binding protein — MGAIEDVYEDLDAEEVTLEEFREAVEAKVEQMGGLADDETAAMLIAHELEDKEVNGISDISPGMQEVKFIAKVTAIGEIRTFERDGDDPDGKVANVEVADETGQVRLSFWDEKADAAENELEVGQVLRVKGRPKEGYNGIEVNVDEVEVDEDAEVDVEILDAYRIDDLSLGLSDVNLKGRILDTESIRTFDRDDGSTGKVANMVLGDPTGRIRVTMWDGQADTVEEVDAGMTVEVVDGYVRERDGQLELHVGERGAIEELDEDVTYEPESTPIAEVEIGQTVDIAGVIRSADPKRTFDRDDGSEGQVRNVRVQDDTDDIRVALWGDKADYDLGPGDRAAFADVEIQEGWQDDLEASAGWRSSVTVLDDDADTPSSASAGAGGDDAADAEQATGLDAFGDDGGSEGGSSGASAESSDSTETTSASGGGATASLQEEAVEFTGTVVQAGNPVILDDGEETMSVETDADVHLGQEVTARGTVTDGVLHADDVF, encoded by the coding sequence ATGGGTGCGATAGAGGACGTCTACGAGGACCTCGACGCCGAGGAGGTCACACTGGAGGAGTTCCGAGAGGCGGTCGAGGCCAAGGTCGAACAGATGGGGGGGCTCGCCGACGACGAGACGGCGGCGATGCTCATCGCCCACGAACTGGAGGACAAGGAGGTGAACGGCATCTCCGACATCAGCCCCGGCATGCAGGAGGTGAAGTTCATCGCCAAGGTCACCGCCATCGGCGAGATCCGAACCTTCGAGCGCGACGGGGACGACCCCGACGGGAAGGTCGCCAACGTCGAGGTCGCCGACGAGACCGGCCAGGTCCGGCTCTCGTTCTGGGACGAGAAGGCCGACGCCGCCGAGAACGAACTCGAGGTCGGGCAGGTCCTGCGCGTGAAGGGCCGCCCCAAGGAGGGCTACAACGGCATCGAGGTCAACGTCGACGAGGTCGAGGTCGACGAGGACGCCGAGGTCGACGTCGAGATCCTCGACGCCTACCGCATCGACGACCTCTCGCTCGGACTCTCCGACGTGAACCTGAAGGGGCGCATCCTCGACACCGAGTCCATCCGCACCTTCGACCGCGACGACGGCTCGACGGGCAAGGTCGCGAACATGGTCCTGGGCGACCCGACCGGGCGCATCCGCGTCACCATGTGGGACGGACAGGCCGACACCGTCGAGGAGGTCGACGCCGGCATGACCGTCGAGGTGGTCGACGGGTACGTGCGCGAGCGCGACGGCCAGCTCGAACTTCACGTCGGCGAGCGCGGCGCCATCGAGGAACTCGACGAGGACGTCACCTACGAGCCCGAGAGCACCCCCATCGCCGAGGTCGAGATCGGCCAGACCGTCGACATCGCGGGCGTCATCCGGTCGGCCGACCCGAAGCGCACCTTCGACCGCGACGACGGCTCGGAGGGGCAGGTCCGCAACGTCCGCGTGCAGGACGACACCGACGACATCCGGGTCGCGCTGTGGGGCGACAAGGCCGACTACGACCTCGGTCCGGGCGACCGCGCCGCCTTCGCCGACGTCGAGATACAGGAGGGCTGGCAGGACGACCTCGAGGCCTCCGCTGGCTGGCGGTCGAGCGTCACCGTCCTCGACGACGACGCCGACACGCCGAGCAGCGCGAGCGCCGGTGCAGGTGGTGACGACGCGGCCGACGCCGAACAGGCGACCGGCCTCGACGCCTTCGGCGACGACGGCGGCAGCGAGGGCGGGTCCAGCGGCGCCAGCGCCGAGAGCAGCGACAGCACCGAGACGACCAGTGCCTCCGGCGGCGGCGCGACCGCGTCGCTGCAGGAGGAGGCCGTCGAGTTCACCGGGACCGTCGTCCAGGCGGGGAACCCGGTCATCCTCGACGACGGCGAGGAGACGATGAGCGTCGAGACCGACGCCGACGTCCACCTCGGCCAGGAGGTCACCGCCCGTGGCACGGTCACGGACGGCGTCCTCCACGCCGACGACGTGTTCTGA
- a CDS encoding DUF7564 family protein, producing the protein MEYRRTCVACGTRFHMTGKYHGNYCTECHHEWLDIQRERPSDTLSVPKPRHHWGRRPRRPAWEPPEQREDVEDDELEE; encoded by the coding sequence ATGGAGTACAGGCGAACGTGTGTCGCGTGCGGAACGCGATTCCATATGACCGGCAAGTACCACGGCAACTACTGCACCGAATGCCACCACGAATGGCTCGACATCCAGCGCGAGCGCCCCTCGGACACGCTCTCGGTTCCGAAACCGCGGCACCACTGGGGGCGTCGGCCGAGACGACCCGCGTGGGAGCCACCCGAGCAGCGGGAGGACGTCGAGGACGACGAACTCGAGGAGTGA
- a CDS encoding WD40/YVTN/BNR-like repeat-containing protein, translated as MLTLPACRVYVGTDDGLFTFDVDGEQVDRVGRSLAGETVRDVSVHPGDPDVAAVGCGLRGWGLHRVTDAGDRARTVGFADEWVWGVTRDPADPDAVYVGTEPPGLFHGRPGGDDGFETVSDFATLPTREDWSFGHDPFAAGHVHGITVADATLLAAVEHGAVLFSRDGGETWEDALPGIDAHDTALVEGRFVVTAGTAGDAAGGLLWSEDATEWHRIDRFDGMYVKELVQSADGRLFVDAAPDPTADTAGVWNSDDGGRTWTSVGAVPPASVVGCNLLSTHPTDARTLFHATHYAGEAQLVVSTDRGATWAEVGPQLPTIRSVDAAPLP; from the coding sequence ATGTTAACACTCCCCGCTTGCCGCGTCTACGTCGGCACCGACGACGGACTGTTCACCTTCGACGTCGACGGCGAGCAGGTCGACCGCGTCGGCCGGTCGCTCGCGGGCGAGACGGTCCGTGACGTGTCGGTCCACCCGGGGGACCCGGACGTCGCCGCGGTCGGCTGCGGCCTGCGCGGGTGGGGGCTCCACCGGGTGACCGACGCCGGCGACCGGGCCAGGACGGTCGGCTTCGCCGACGAGTGGGTGTGGGGCGTCACGCGGGACCCGGCCGACCCGGACGCGGTCTACGTCGGCACCGAACCGCCGGGGCTGTTCCACGGCCGACCGGGTGGGGACGACGGCTTCGAGACGGTGAGCGACTTCGCGACCCTCCCGACGCGCGAGGACTGGTCCTTCGGCCACGACCCGTTCGCCGCCGGCCACGTCCACGGCATCACCGTCGCCGACGCGACGCTGCTCGCCGCGGTCGAACACGGTGCGGTCCTCTTCTCCAGGGACGGCGGCGAGACGTGGGAGGACGCACTCCCGGGCATCGACGCCCACGACACCGCGCTGGTCGAGGGTCGCTTCGTCGTCACCGCGGGGACCGCCGGGGACGCGGCCGGCGGCCTCCTCTGGAGCGAGGACGCGACCGAGTGGCACCGCATCGACCGCTTCGACGGGATGTACGTGAAAGAACTCGTCCAGAGCGCGGACGGCCGGCTGTTCGTCGACGCCGCCCCCGACCCGACCGCGGACACCGCCGGGGTCTGGAACAGCGACGACGGCGGGCGGACCTGGACCAGCGTCGGCGCGGTCCCGCCGGCCTCGGTCGTCGGCTGCAACCTCCTCTCGACCCATCCGACCGACGCCCGGACCCTCTTCCACGCGACCCACTACGCCGGCGAGGCCCAGCTCGTCGTGAGTACCGACCGCGGTGCGACCTGGGCCGAGGTGGGGCCACAGTTGCCGACCATCCGGAGCGTCGACGCGGCGCCGCTTCCCTGA
- a CDS encoding DUF5790 family protein: MSQSTLNDDDLFGEAASEMREDVESSLADAWAELPDADDVWETDADNVLGVLNGLRSALDTGDAEEHLRDAKKWFTMGKRADAFDDADDLEAELERLETVIEDIGDAGEQVGELTSTVPGLRSTLEDAHAADDEATEEDDADEAEAEEAAADD, from the coding sequence ATGAGTCAATCGACCCTGAACGACGACGACCTGTTCGGCGAGGCCGCTTCCGAGATGCGCGAGGACGTCGAGTCCTCGCTGGCGGACGCCTGGGCGGAACTCCCGGACGCCGACGACGTGTGGGAGACGGACGCCGACAACGTCCTCGGCGTGCTCAACGGCCTGCGGTCGGCACTCGACACCGGCGACGCGGAGGAGCACCTCCGCGACGCCAAGAAGTGGTTCACGATGGGCAAGCGCGCCGACGCCTTCGACGATGCCGACGACCTCGAGGCGGAACTCGAACGACTCGAGACCGTCATCGAGGACATCGGCGACGCCGGCGAGCAGGTCGGCGAACTCACCTCGACCGTCCCCGGCCTCCGGAGCACGCTGGAGGACGCCCACGCCGCGGACGACGAGGCGACAGAGGAGGACGACGCCGACGAGGCAGAGGCCGAGGAAGCGGCAGCGGACGACTGA
- the azf gene encoding NAD-dependent glucose-6-phosphate dehydrogenase Azf, which translates to MDDTVLLTGAGGRVGTAILADLAAAYDWRLLDRDPPTDESAYPGEFVVADVNDEDAIRDAMDDVGAVIHLAGDPRPDAPWKSVLENNIDGTHTVMQAAVDAGVEKFVFASSNHAVGAYETDERTPDMYRPHDDFRLDGTELPRPKNVYGVSKATGETLGRYFHDMHDLSVVCVRIGNLTKDHPPKDYERGQAMWLSYRDCAHLFDRCLQADYDYEIVYGISDNDRKYYSIDRAREVLGYDPQDNSAEFADD; encoded by the coding sequence ATGGACGACACCGTTCTGCTCACCGGTGCAGGCGGCCGTGTCGGCACCGCGATACTGGCCGACCTCGCGGCGGCGTACGACTGGCGACTGCTCGACCGTGACCCGCCGACCGACGAGTCGGCCTACCCCGGTGAGTTCGTCGTCGCGGACGTGAACGACGAGGATGCCATCCGCGACGCGATGGACGACGTGGGCGCGGTCATCCATCTCGCGGGCGACCCGCGTCCCGACGCCCCCTGGAAGTCCGTCCTCGAGAACAACATCGACGGCACCCACACCGTCATGCAGGCGGCGGTCGACGCCGGCGTCGAGAAGTTCGTCTTCGCCTCCTCGAACCACGCCGTCGGCGCCTACGAGACCGACGAGCGCACGCCGGACATGTACCGGCCCCACGACGACTTCCGCCTCGACGGCACGGAACTCCCCCGCCCGAAGAACGTCTACGGCGTCTCGAAGGCCACCGGTGAGACGCTGGGACGCTACTTCCACGACATGCACGACCTCTCGGTCGTCTGTGTCCGTATCGGCAACCTCACGAAGGACCACCCGCCGAAGGACTACGAGCGCGGGCAGGCGATGTGGCTCTCCTACCGGGACTGCGCGCACCTCTTCGACCGCTGTCTGCAGGCCGACTACGACTACGAGATCGTCTACGGCATCTCCGACAACGACCGCAAGTACTACTCCATCGATAGGGCAAGAGAGGTGCTGGGGTACGACCCACAGGACAACTCCGCCGAGTTCGCCGACGACTGA
- a CDS encoding histone deacetylase family protein → MRFGYSPRCLDHDTGTRHPETPDRLRAIREGLKRKHGVEYVDAEPATMDEVTAVHETDYIEELEEFCANGGGDWDPDTTAVEDSWEAILQSAGLAQWAAESALDGEQGRDTPFAIGRPPGHHAVYDDAMGFCFVNNVAVAARYALDERDIDGVAIVDWDVHHGNGTQDIFYDDGDVFFASIHEEGLYPGTGDHDETGEGEGEGATMNVSLPAGAGTADYEAVFERCVEPAIERFDPDLLLVSAGFDAHRHDPISRMRVSTEGYALFTDRLRALCDRVDMPIAFVLEGGYGLDVLADGVAMVHETFDGRKPIDPDEDVSDDVSACIDEVREIHGLGEK, encoded by the coding sequence ATGAGATTCGGTTACAGCCCACGGTGTCTCGACCACGACACGGGCACGCGACACCCGGAGACGCCGGACCGCCTCCGGGCCATCCGGGAGGGACTCAAGCGAAAGCACGGCGTCGAGTACGTCGACGCGGAGCCGGCCACGATGGACGAGGTCACCGCGGTCCACGAGACGGACTACATCGAGGAACTCGAGGAGTTCTGTGCGAACGGCGGGGGCGACTGGGACCCCGACACCACCGCCGTCGAGGACTCCTGGGAGGCAATCCTCCAGAGCGCCGGCCTCGCGCAGTGGGCCGCCGAGTCCGCACTGGACGGCGAACAGGGCCGGGACACCCCCTTCGCCATCGGCCGGCCGCCCGGCCACCACGCGGTCTACGACGACGCGATGGGCTTCTGTTTCGTCAACAACGTCGCGGTCGCCGCCCGGTACGCGCTCGACGAGCGCGACATCGACGGCGTCGCCATCGTCGACTGGGACGTCCACCACGGCAACGGCACGCAGGACATCTTCTACGACGACGGCGACGTGTTCTTCGCCTCCATCCACGAGGAGGGCCTCTACCCCGGCACCGGCGACCACGACGAGACCGGCGAGGGCGAGGGCGAGGGCGCGACGATGAACGTCTCGCTGCCTGCGGGCGCGGGGACCGCCGACTACGAGGCGGTGTTCGAGCGCTGCGTCGAACCCGCCATCGAGCGCTTCGACCCGGACCTGCTACTCGTGAGCGCCGGCTTCGACGCCCACCGGCACGACCCCATCTCGCGGATGCGCGTCTCCACCGAGGGCTACGCGCTGTTCACCGACCGGCTCCGCGCCCTCTGTGACCGCGTCGACATGCCCATCGCCTTCGTGTTAGAGGGCGGGTACGGGCTGGACGTCCTCGCCGACGGCGTCGCGATGGTCCACGAGACCTTCGACGGGCGCAAACCCATCGACCCCGACGAGGACGTCTCCGACGACGTCTCGGCGTGCATCGACGAGGTCCGCGAGATTCACGGCCTCGGCGAGAAGTAA
- a CDS encoding dihydroneopterin aldolase family protein, with protein MDPTESETACFEAGIKFGTLYHQFAGTPVSPESAESLGRAMEEAIENQPHCADVQVTMRTDRIEAELADQSAEYTEFTGRFADVTMTIEYEGTTVETSMSMEGDYPMMRVDSVAED; from the coding sequence ATGGACCCGACCGAAAGCGAGACCGCCTGCTTCGAAGCGGGCATCAAGTTCGGGACGCTGTACCACCAGTTCGCGGGCACGCCCGTCAGCCCGGAGAGCGCCGAGAGCCTCGGCCGAGCGATGGAGGAAGCCATCGAGAACCAGCCCCACTGCGCCGACGTGCAGGTGACGATGCGGACCGACCGCATCGAGGCCGAACTCGCCGACCAGAGCGCCGAGTACACCGAGTTCACCGGGCGGTTCGCCGACGTGACGATGACCATCGAGTACGAGGGCACCACGGTCGAGACGAGCATGTCGATGGAGGGCGACTACCCGATGATGCGGGTCGACTCCGTCGCCGAGGACTGA
- a CDS encoding histone family protein, whose protein sequence is MSVELPFAPVDSIIRRNAGDLRVSADAAEELARRIQQHGAALAEDAAEVATADGRKTLMATDFGVEADIDKDELELPVAPVDRIARLNIDDSYRVSMDARIALADILEDYADNVAAAAAKLARHADRRTIKGEDIETYFSLFE, encoded by the coding sequence ATGAGCGTTGAGCTACCGTTCGCCCCGGTGGACTCCATCATCCGACGGAACGCAGGCGACCTCCGGGTCAGTGCAGACGCGGCCGAGGAGCTCGCCCGCCGGATTCAACAACACGGCGCCGCCCTCGCCGAAGACGCGGCGGAGGTCGCCACGGCGGACGGTCGGAAGACGCTGATGGCGACGGACTTCGGGGTCGAAGCCGACATCGACAAGGACGAACTCGAACTGCCGGTCGCCCCGGTCGACCGCATCGCCCGCCTCAACATCGACGACTCCTACCGGGTGTCGATGGACGCGCGCATCGCGCTCGCCGACATCCTGGAGGACTACGCGGACAACGTCGCGGCCGCAGCGGCGAAACTCGCACGGCACGCCGACCGACGAACCATCAAGGGGGAGGACATCGAGACGTACTTCTCCCTGTTCGAATGA
- a CDS encoding DUF309 domain-containing protein: MRDHLRAGLAIYNAGDLHDAHDAWEDHWLDLPDGHEDERLLHGLIQFTAAFHHAANRNWTGCVGLAASAGGYLAGLPADHRGIDVPRVRRILAALEADPEVVERRSLPTLRHEGAVVTVDDLDLAAVAVAARVYAEDGPYDEEVLASAVRFAREDREDGAELGRFESLLRDFVADPENRGLVYQRLEGHVSKRESKESDVEGLFG, encoded by the coding sequence ATGCGCGACCATCTGCGTGCGGGGCTGGCCATCTACAACGCTGGCGACCTGCACGACGCCCACGACGCCTGGGAGGACCACTGGCTCGACCTGCCCGACGGGCACGAGGACGAGCGGTTGCTCCACGGCCTCATCCAGTTCACGGCCGCGTTCCACCACGCCGCGAACCGGAACTGGACGGGGTGTGTCGGCCTCGCCGCGTCGGCGGGCGGGTACCTCGCCGGGCTGCCGGCCGACCACCGCGGTATCGACGTGCCGCGGGTGCGTCGCATCCTCGCCGCGCTCGAAGCCGACCCCGAGGTCGTCGAGCGTCGGTCGCTCCCGACTCTCCGCCACGAGGGCGCGGTCGTGACCGTCGACGACCTCGACCTGGCCGCGGTTGCGGTCGCGGCGCGGGTGTACGCCGAGGACGGCCCCTACGACGAAGAGGTGCTGGCGAGTGCGGTCCGGTTCGCGAGGGAGGACCGCGAGGACGGCGCCGAGCTGGGGCGGTTCGAGAGCCTGCTCCGGGACTTCGTCGCCGACCCCGAGAACCGCGGGCTGGTCTACCAGCGACTGGAGGGACACGTCTCGAAGCGCGAAAGCAAGGAGTCAGACGTCGAGGGACTGTTCGGGTGA